The Piliocolobus tephrosceles isolate RC106 unplaced genomic scaffold, ASM277652v3 unscaffolded_44912, whole genome shotgun sequence genomic sequence ttttgtattttttatctacCAATGTTTTCACAAGCTCTGGCTGCAAAACTATTGTTGGTCAAACATGAGAATTTGGGAAAACAAGTCCTGCTGAGAGATAAAAGATCTTGATACAGCCTTAACTACATCATCTGTAAACCTGCGACTGTTTTTAACCAGAGGGAGGCGGGATGGAGCAAGGGTCAGAGGGACTCTGGCAGAGAGGAAAAGCGATCTTCGGGCTCCAGGAGCAACAGGACCAGCCCTCCCCCATGCCCCCGCACGCCGGGAAAAAGGCGAGCGCCCGGCGGGCAGAGGGCCGGGCCCACAGCCGTTGCCGCGTGGGCCGGCCGGGCACTCATTCCCTGAGGAACGGGCGATGTCTGCCGAGGCAAGAGACCCAGACTCGGGATGGCCGTCCGGATGTCACCCTCATGGTTTACAGGCCTCCGGTCCCCAGGCTGAGCCCGGCACTGCAGCGCGAGGCAGGCAGCCCCGTCCACACAGGGGCCACGCTCAGGACCAATGAAGCGTGATTTCGGATTCCACGTTGCTTTGCCGTCTGCCGGGGGCCCGGTTGCTCACGTCTCTCCGTCCCCGAAAGCCTGACCGTGTCGGCTGTTTGATTCCTGAGCTCTGCGGGGACACAGAAACTTCCAGGGAGCCGTGGAACGCCAGCACGGTGCCCCGGCTCTCCTCGCCGGCTTCCAGAGCGGCCACAGTGGAGACTCCACACCTGTTGCAGGATGCGGGAATCCGTCGTCAGGCCATGAGGCCGGGGATGCAGCTTTTCTCCGGGGTGTCGCCCTGCTCTTCTGCGTGGAAGTGAACGCGACCCACACCCCTGCGTGTGTGAGACTCCCACGGCCACGGCGACATCCACCCACGGGCTTGGCCTCCTTCACGGAGAGAGGGCCCGGAAATCTCAAGACTCTCACGGAGGTTCAGTTTCACGCTCCACTCCACCCTTCCAGGCTGGCTTCTCCCCGCTGAAGATGCCTGCGCAGCCCCGCGAGCGGCTTCCGGTCCCCGCAGAATCCCCGGAGAGGCCCAGAGAGCCAGACCCCGAAGCCCGCTCCCCgcccctccaccctccccgctcccctccccacccactcccCCCTTCTGGGGCTTCTCCGGCCCCACCCATACCCAGGACACAGCGCCCTGGGCCCTGTGCTTCCTGGCTTCCGGGGTCGGGCTGACCCaggcttccccccacccccacattcCTGAAGGGGTGGAGCCTGTGGGCCTTTATAAGGGCCGCTGGCCCTCTGGGCCGGCCTCCTGGCTGCACCTGCGCGCCCTGCACAGGCCGACTGAGGGGCACGGGAGCCCGCCAGCCGCTCTCTGCCCGTGTCCGTCAGCGAAATTCCGGCCAGGTCTCCCCGCAATGGCTCTCCCGACACCTGCCGAGGGCGCCCTCCCGGCGGAAGCCCGAGGACGAGGACGGCGAAGGAGACTCGTTTGGACCCCGAGCCAAAGGGAGGCCCTGCGAGCCTGCTTTGAGCGGAACCCCGACCCGGGCATCGCCACCAGGGAAGAGCTGGCCCAGGCCATCGGCATTCCGGAGCCCAGGGTCCAGATTTGGTTTCAGAACGAGAGATCGCGCCAGCTGAGGCAGCACCGGCGGGAATCTCGGCCCTGGCCCGGGAAACGCGGCCCGCAAGAAGCCAGGCGAAAGCGGACCGCCGTCACCGGGTCCCAGACCGCCCTGCTCCTGCGAGCCTTCAAGCAGGATCGCTTTCCGGGAATCGCCACCCGGGAAGAACTGTCCAGAGAGACGGGCCTCCCGGAGTCCCGGATTCAGATTTGGTTTCAGAACCGGAGGGCCAGGCACCCAGGCCAGGGTGGCGGGGCACCGGGGCACGCAGGTGGACCCTGCAACCCGCCCCCGGTGGGTGTCGCCCCGCTGCTCCCTCGCCGGTCGCCACCATCACCCACACTGGGGCGTGGGGAACGGGGCTTCCCGCACCCCACACGCCCTGCGCGCCGTGGACTCTCCCACAGGGGGCTTTCGTGAGCCAGGGAGCGGGGGCCGTCGCCCCGCTCCAGCCCAGCCAGGCTGGGCAGGCAGCAGGGCTCTCCCTGCCTGCCCCGGCGGGCGGGGATTGGGATTCTTCGTACCCTGCCCTGGCTACACCGGAAGGGGCGCTCTCCCACCCTCAGACGCCCGGGGGTGGCCTCCGCGCCCGAGCCAATGCCAGGGGGATCTGGATCCGCAGCACCAGAGCCTGCCGGGCCCTTGCTGGGTGGGACAGCCTGGGCCCCCTCGAGCTGAGCTGCAGGGCCAGGGTGTGCCTGCGCCACCCACGTCCCAGGGGAGGCCGTGGTGTGGCTGGGGCCAGGGGCCCCAGGTCGCCGGGGCGGCTTGGGAGGCCCAAGTCGGGGCAGCTCCACCTCCGGGACCCGCGCCCCAGGAGGCCTTCGCGTGCCAGGGGCAGATGCAAGCCATTCGGGCGCCCTCCCCGCCGCTCCAGGAGCCTGGGCGCTCGTCTGcactcccctccagcctgctGGATGAGCTCCTGGGGACCCCCGAGTTTCTGCAGCAGGCGCAGCCTTTCCTAGAAACGGAGGCCCCCACCGAGCTGCAGGACGTGGGAAAGCCCGCTCTGCTGGAACCGCTACTCCTCAGCGAGGAGGAATACCGGGCTCTGCTGGAGGAGCTTTAGGACGCCGGGTTGGGACGGGATCGGGGGCGGGGTGGTGGCCTCCCTTTCGTGGTGAGCACCTGGCTCGCTGTGGAGAGGCCTGTTTTCCCTCTGGGCTGACCAGCCTGGCATTCCTGCCTTCCAGATCTGGGCCCGGCGGCAGCGGAGGCGGCGGCAGCGACTGTCtcctaacaaaataaaaacaaaatgtgctgGAGTCCATATCCAAGCCCACCGTCAATTTTGACATGTGgatcttctatttttatattccGCCTCTCTTGTCTAAGTGCCAAATGACACTCCCATTTTGTGTAACTACTTCCACCTTTATctggcttctctttctttatGTATTAAGAATCACGTTTCATAGagttctgagaaaataaataaatacatcagctgtgtgccgtggctcatgtctataatctcattGCTT encodes the following:
- the LOC113224479 gene encoding LOW QUALITY PROTEIN: double homeobox protein 4C-like (The sequence of the model RefSeq protein was modified relative to this genomic sequence to represent the inferred CDS: inserted 1 base in 1 codon; deleted 2 bases in 1 codon), which codes for MALPTPAEGALPAEARGRGRRRRLVWTPSQREALRACFERNPDPGIATREELAQAIGIPEPRVQIWFQNERSRQLRQHRRESRPWPGKRGPQEARRKRTAVTGSQTALLLRAFKQDRFPGIATREELSRETGLPESRIQIWFQNRRARHPGQGGGAPGHAGGPCNXAPGGCRPAAPSPVATITHTGAWGTGLPAPHTPCAPWTLPQGAFVSQGAGAVAPLQPSQAGQAAGLSLPAPAGGDWDSSYPALATPEGALSHPQTPGWPPRPSQCQGDLDPQHQSLPGPCWVGQPGPPRAELQGQGVPAPPTSQGRPWCGWGQGPQVAGAAWEAQVGAAPPPGPAPQEAFACQGQMQAIRAPSPPLQEPGRSSALPSSLLDELLGTPEFLQQAQPFLETEAPTELQDVGKPALLEPLLLSEEEYRALLEEL